A region of the Balnearium lithotrophicum genome:
GATTTACGGACATTTCATTTACAGTAGAGAAAAACGATGCCTCAAAGGCAGAAAGAATCACAAAAAAAGTAGCTGAGGAAATTGGAGCAAGGGGAGTTATAAGGGACGATAAAATAGCAAAGGTTTCCATTGTCGGCCTTGGAATGAGAAGCCATGCCGGAGTTGCAGGAAAGGTTTTTGAGACACTTGCAAAGTATGGGATAAACATTCTAATGATTTCAACTTCGGAGATAAAGATTTCGTGCATTATAGATGAGAAGTTTACTGAGTTAGCCGTAAGGGTTCTCCACGAGGCCTTTGAACTTGACAAGGATGAGAAGGAGAGAGCTCTGATTTAAATTTAATTAAACCTGTTTTGAGGGAGATTGATGGTTTACATATACGATACAACCCTTAGAGACGGTGCCCAAACGAGAGGAATTTCCTTTTCCCTTGAGGATAAACTTAGAATAACTGAAGCACTTGATGAGCTTGGAATTCACTACATTGAGGGTGGCTGGCCCGGGTCAAATCCCAAAGACCTCGCTTACTTTGAGGAAGTTAAGAAGCTTAATCTAAAAAACTCAAAAATTGTTGCATTCAGCTCAACAAAGAGGAAGGGAGTAAAGGTAGAGAAGGACTCTAACATTCAGCAACTTGTCAAAACGGAAGTTCCTGCCGTTACTGTTTTTGGGAAATCCTGGGACCTACACGCTACTTTAGGTTTGGGAATTTCCTTAGAGGAAAATTTGGAGTTAATTTTTGAAACAGTTTCGTACTTAAAGAAGTACTTTGATGAGGTTTTCTTCGATGCAGAACACTTCTTTGACGGGTACAAGTCAAATCCAGAGTATGCAATTAAAACACTACTTGCAGCAAAAGAGGGTGGAGCAGACTGTCTGGTTCTGTGTGATACAAACGGTGGAACCCTCTGGTACGAAACCGAGGAGATAATAGACACCGTTCTTAAAAAAGTAAAAGCTCCAATTGGAATTCACGCCCATAATGACTCCGATATGGCAGTTGTAAATTCCCTCATAGCCGTTAAAAAAGGAGCGATTCAGGTTCAGGGAACTATAAACGGTCTTGGAGAAAGGACTGGAAATGCAAACCTCTGTTCGATTATTCCCAATTTAGTCTTAAAAATGGGAATTAAATCAATTCCTGAGGAAAATTTAAAGAAGCTCTATTCTGTTTCGAGGCTTGTTTCTGAACTCTCCAACCGTCCACATCCTGTTAACTTACCTTACGTTGGAGAAAATGCATTTGCCCATAAAGCAGGAGTTCACGTTTCTGCAGTAGAGAAGAATCCTAAACTCTACGAGCACATTGAGCCTGAAAAAGTTGGAAACAAAAGAAAAATTATGGTTTCTGAACTTTCAGGAAGGAGCAATATTATAAGCAAGGCAAAAGAATTGGGAGTAGAACTCTCAAAGGATTCACCTGCAGTTAAAGAGATACTTGATAAGATTAAGAACTTAGAGGCCCAAGGATACCACTTTGAGGGAGCTGAGGGTTCCTTTGAGCTCCTTTTAAAGGAGAGTTTAGGACTTACAAAGAAGTACTTTGAGCTTAAGGGATTCAGGGTTCTGACAGAAAAACGCTCAGAAAACGAGGAAGCCTACGCAGAAGCCACAATAAAGGTTGAAATTCCTAAGGAAATTGCAGAGGAGAAAGGAATAGAGGACAGGTTCGAACATACGGCAGCAGAGGGAAGAGGTCCTGTAGAGGCTCTGGATAAGGCTCTAAGAAAGGCCCTTGAGAAGTTTTACCCTTCAATTGGAGAGATTAAACTTACA
Encoded here:
- the cimA gene encoding citramalate synthase, which translates into the protein MVYIYDTTLRDGAQTRGISFSLEDKLRITEALDELGIHYIEGGWPGSNPKDLAYFEEVKKLNLKNSKIVAFSSTKRKGVKVEKDSNIQQLVKTEVPAVTVFGKSWDLHATLGLGISLEENLELIFETVSYLKKYFDEVFFDAEHFFDGYKSNPEYAIKTLLAAKEGGADCLVLCDTNGGTLWYETEEIIDTVLKKVKAPIGIHAHNDSDMAVVNSLIAVKKGAIQVQGTINGLGERTGNANLCSIIPNLVLKMGIKSIPEENLKKLYSVSRLVSELSNRPHPVNLPYVGENAFAHKAGVHVSAVEKNPKLYEHIEPEKVGNKRKIMVSELSGRSNIISKAKELGVELSKDSPAVKEILDKIKNLEAQGYHFEGAEGSFELLLKESLGLTKKYFELKGFRVLTEKRSENEEAYAEATIKVEIPKEIAEEKGIEDRFEHTAAEGRGPVEALDKALRKALEKFYPSIGEIKLTDYKVRILNEAAGTEASPRVLIESTDGKRKWGTVGVSPNIIEASWLALADAIKYKLMKDDEDTDRGGSSEG